The Methylomonas sp. UP202 DNA window TGTCGTTGACCGCGCGCGGGTAGGAAATCGGCAGTTTGCCGCTCGGGTTGACATCGCCGAACAAAATGTCGGCCAGCGCCGCGCCGCCTTCCATACCGGGCAAAAAGCCCAATACCACCGCCCTCGCCTTGTCGGCGATTTCGGTGATGATGCGCGGCCGGCCGCCGAAAGTCACCAACACCACCGGCTTGCCGATCTCGAAGATCGCCCTAGCCAACTGCAATTGCACCGGATCCAGCGCCAACGAGTCGATATTGCCCTCGGTTTCGGTATAGGTTTTTTCGCCCAGCGCCAACACCACCACATCGTGTTTGCGGGCCTCGTTGACCGCTTGCTCGATGTTGATTTCATCGCTGAAACACTGGCCGCCAACAAAGGTGACTTGGCCGCTGGTTTTGCGCTGAATCGCTTGCAACAATGTCGGATATTGTTTCGGATACAGTTCCTCGGACGCGCCTTGCCAGGTAATCGTCCAACCACCGTTCATCACACTGAGCAGATTGGCGGTCGGACCGGTCACCAAAATACTGGCTGTTTTGGATAGCGGTAGCATGCGGTTGTCGTTTTTCGCCAAGACGATGGCTTCCCGCGCCGCTTGTCGATTGATCTCGATCGCCTCTGCGGTGGCGACATAGCCGGCCACCGGCAAGGCCGGCTCGGTACGCTCGAACAAACCGGTTTGGAATTTGACCCGCAGAATGCGCGCCACCGCCTCGTCGATGCGGCTGAGCGGCACTTCGCCGCTCTTAGCTAAATCCAGCAACAAATCGTAAAAGCTGAAATTGAACGGCACCATGCTCATATCCACGCCGGCCATCACCGCCATTTTCACCGCCTCGCGCGGGCTGGCCGCCAGTTTGTCGCGGGTGTGCAGACGGATAATATCTTCCCAGTCCGACACTGTAAAACCGGTAAAACCCATCTCACCGCGCAGGATCTCGGTCAGATAATGATAATTGGCATGGCCGGGTATGCCATCGACTTCGGCCGAGTTAATCATCACGGTCGGCGCGCCGGCCAATATCCCGGCTTCGAACGGCGGTAGAAACCATTCGCGCAAGGCCCGTTCGCCGATCCAGGCCGGCGTGCGATCCTTGCCGTTCAACGGATAGCTGTAGCCGACGTAATGCTTCAAGCAGGTCGGCGCCTTGTCGGCGGCGGCCATATCCTCGCCCTGGTGGCCTTTAATAAACGCGCCGCCCAAGGTTTGCGCCAGATGCACGTCCTCTCCGTAGGTTTCCCACAATCGCGGCCACAGCGGCTGGCGGCCAATGTCCATCACCGGCGAGAAATTCCAGTCCAGACCGGAAGCTTTGACCTCGCGGGCGACGATTTCGCCTTCCTTGAACGACAATTCGGGATTGAAGGTCGCCGCCATGCTGATCGCCTGCGGAAACAAGACCGAGTTTTGGGTATAGGTGGCGCCGTGGATCGCGTCGATGCCGTAAATCACCGGAATTTTCAAGCGCGACCGCGCGGCGGTGTCCCGAATGCTTTGGGTGATGTTCCGCCATTTTTCGATAGGCTGGGCACGGTTGTTCGGCGTGGTCGGCGTATTTAGAATCGAACCGACGTGATGATTAAAGATGGCGTCGTCCAATTTGGCTTGATCGACCGGATTCTCGGCATCCTGACCATTGGCGACCGACACCACGCTGAAGTCGATCTGGGTCATTTGGCCGACTTTTTCTTCCAACGTCATTTGCGCCAATAGCGCTTGCACTCGCTCTTCCACGGGACTTGGGTTGGGTTCAGCGCTCAAGACGGACTCCGACAAAACGAATAAGGAAAGGGACACTAAAACGGCTTTGATATTCAAGGTTTTGGTAAAGGTAACGGGATAAACCGGCCGGCCGGCGAACATACCGGCCGCGACGCGACCGGACAAAACGGACGACATTAAATCATCTGCCCGCCTGCGTCTCAAGGCATCGCCGGACTTTTCCGGTCGGTTCGGAAGGTATAATCGCTCATTTAACCACGAACACAATCCGCCGATGACAACGAACGCCCAACGCTTGGATGTACTTTGCATAGGTCACGCCAGTTACGACCTGGTATTCGCGATTTCGCACCATCCCGGTCCCGACGAAAAGACCGTCGCCGACGACTTGCTTGGCTGCGGCGGCGGACCGGCCGCCAACGCGGCGGTGGCGGTCGCCCGATTGGGCGCTAGCGCCGGCTTCTGCGGCTATTTGGGCAACGACGTCTACGGCGACAGCCACTTGCGGGAATTCCTGGCGGCCGGGGTCGGTACGCAATGGGTGGTGCGCGGCGATTCGCCGACGCCGCTATCGGCGGTACTGGTCAAGCCCAACGGCCAACGGGCCCTCATCAATTACAAAGGCGGGACCGAAGCCTTGCCGGCCGAGCGATTAAGCTTCACCGGCCGGGAAGCCAAAGTCCTGCTTTGCGACGGTCACGAACCGGGACTATCGCTGACCGCGCTGGCGGCGGCGGACGACAAGACCGGCAGCGTGCTGGACGGCGGCTCGCTGCACGCCGGCACCTTGGCCCTGTTGGACAAAGTCGATTATGCGGTTTGCTCGGAAAAAATGGCCGTGCAATATGCCGGCGACGAACAGGCGGCGCTGGTCAAATTCGCCGAACTCGCGCCGGCCGCCGTCATCACGCTCGGCGCGCGCGGTTTGATCTGGCGGCGCGGCACGGAAACCGGCGCGTTGGAAGCGCCGCCGGTGCTGGCGGTGGACAGCACCGGCGCCGGCGATGCGTTTCACGGCGCCTTCGCCGCCGGTCTGGCCGCCGGCCTGGAATGGCAAACCCTGTTGCGCTACGCCAGCGCGGCAGGCGCCTTGTGCTGCACACGCTTGGGCGCCAGACCCGGCCTGCCGACGCTCGAACAACAGCTCGCGCTGCTCGCGCAATGGCGTCAGTAAACCAATACCGCCAAAATCGGCTCCCTCTGGACTCTATTGCGTGAATCCAAGGGAGCAAAAGCCGCCGCCGGCCGGGCGATAGGCGTGTATCCGCTGGATAACGACGCGGAAGCACAAGCAATTTACGCCAGTCATAAGCTTGAGCAACAGACTGAAACCAAGCAAATCGGTTTCAACTAAAGGCAATCCGCCGGTAGGCTACGATTCCAGGTTTGGCGAATTTAGCGGAGGTCATCAAGCAAATCGATGTTTACCGTTACGAGCATGACGGAGCAAGTCGACATTCAGCTCTCGAGGATGATCAGTGAAACCTGTGTTTAACCCGCAATCGCGACTCGGCGGCCAACTTGGGTCCATCCGAATCGTCTCTTGCCTCTCGCGTCACTTACCGAAATAGTCCAGCAGAAATTCGACGAAGGCGGTGAGTTTGGCCGGATAAAATCGGCGTTGCAAATAGGTGGCGTAGACCGCCAGCGCCGGGCGCTGGTAATCCTTGAGAATTTCGACCAACTCGCCATTTTGCAAATGCGGCGCGGCCGACAGGCGCGGCGCCCGCACGATGCCCATGCCCAACGCGGCGGCTTGGCATAGCGCCCGGCCGTTGTTGGAAGCCAGCAACCAATCCACTTTAATCCGCTGCAATTCGCCGGCGACGTTAAACAACCAATAATCGCCGTGCGGCGTATCGACGTAATGCAGGCAGCGGTGGTCGCTCAAATCCTCTATATGTTGCGGCGTGCCTTGCTCGCTCAAATAGGCGGGAGACGCATAGGTGCATAGTTCGGTTTCTGCGATCTTGCGCGCCACTACGCCGGGGTCCAGGGTATCGGTGACCAACAGCGAAATGTCGAAGTTGCCGATGCGCAAATTAGGCGGTTTGTTGTCCAAGGTCATCAATATCTTGATTTCCGGATAGGTCATCAAAAAGCGTTCAATGACCGGTACCATGTACATGCCGCCGAAATCGATCGGCGCACTGACCTTGATGTGGCCCTTGATGCGCTCGCCCATCTGACCGGTAGCGGCTTCCAAATCGGCCAAGTCCTCCAGCAACTGCCGGCTGCGATGGTAGTAAGCCTCGCCGGCGCTGGTCAAACTCAAGCTACGCGTGGTGCGGTTCAACAGAACCACGCCTAACGACGCTTCGAGCTGGGCCATATATTTGCTGATCATCATCGTCGAGCACTTCAATTCTCGAGCAACCGCCGAGAAGGTGCCGAGCTCGACGATCCGGCAAAACACCCGCATGTTGTTAAACTTATCCATGGCACCTATTTATAAACCTGTGGTTTAAGATTTATAAACCAATTCGCCTCTTTAAACCAGAGAGCAAGGTCGATAGAATGCGCCCCGGAGATAGTCGTTACATCGTCTGGTTTTGCTGTCTTAAACCAGACGTCTTTTCCCCCACCCCACCGAGGTAATTATGAGCAAAATTCTTAACGAAGTACTCCTAGCCAATCGCGGCTATGTCGCCGAATTCAACAAAGGTGATCTGGCGATGCCGCCCGCCCGCCAATTCGCCATTCTGACCTGCATGGACGCCCGCCTAGACCCTGCCAAATACGCCGGTCTGTCCGAGGGCGACGCCCACGTCATCCGTAACGCCGGCGGCCGCGCCAGCGACGACGCAATTCGCTCGCTAGTGATTTCTTATAAATTGCTGGGCACGAAAGAGTGGTTTGTGATTCACCATACCGATTGCGGCATGGAAACCTTCACCAACGAAATCATGAGCGATTTGCTGGCCAGCAGCCTGGAAACCGCCAGCGTCGACGCGTCCGGCTGGCACGATCACGGCGCGGGTCCAGGTTCCACCGACGGCAAATTCATCAATTGGCTGACCATTAAGAATCAAGCGGACAGCGTGTTGGAAGACGTCAAGCGCATCAAGGCCCATCCATTGGTTCCGGGTAACATTCCGGTGTATGGATACGTTTACGACGTCAAAACCGGCAGCCTGATCGAGGTTCCGGAGGCCACCGCGGCCGGCGCCGCCAGTTAAAGCGCCCGCCACGCGGAAAAATGCCGGCTCGTGCGTCACACCAGCCGGTTTTCAAGCATTTCCTTACTTCGAAAGCCGTCGATCGCGGCTGAAGCCGCTACAAGCATTTTTTTCGTTCTCCAGACCGAAAACCATTTGACGATCATTGGTGCAAGGTGACCGAGCGACTAAAGCCACGGCCATCTCAGTCGCGGCCTTTCCCGCGATAAGCAACCCAGCCCAGCAGAGCGGAACCGAACATCCAAAACGCCGCCGGTAGCGGTACCGGCGCGACGTAGCCGGCCAAATCGGCGGCCGAAGCCTTGTAGGCGTGCAGCACGCCCGGCAGCAGGCTGTATTCGTCGGTCAGACTGGCGGCACTACCATTTGAAGTCCACGCGCAACCGCTGGTTTCGCCCAGCGGGCATTGAATCGAGCCGGCATAAGGATCGGCATCGCTAAACCGAAAGTACACGTCGAATTGCTGGCCGCTACCGTTTTGAGTGACGCTGTAGTCGTTGTCGGTGCCGGCTAACATTAGATAACTGCCGTCGGCCAATTTAGGTCCTATTGCCAGTCCTTCCCATTTCTCCGGCGACTTATTGCCCAACGCCGCCAGCGTGTTGGCGTCCAGGTCGATAATTTGCGCGGACTTGCTCACTTTGATATAGCTCGCACCGGAGTCCAGATCGATGTTGCTGACATCGGTCGCCCCGGCCAGATCGATCTTATAGACTTCCTTATCGGCGGTCGCCAAATCGGCGCCGACGCCGACACCGCGATTGTTGCGCTCCAACACGAAAAACTCGTGGTCGTTGATCGCCACCAACGCCGATACGCCCTGGCCTTGGCCGGAACGCTTCATTTCGTAGGCATACTGCGCCACGGCGGCGCCGGTTTCGGTATCGAACTTGACAATGCGGTTAACTTTGCCGTTACCGGCCCCTTCATCCAGCATCGCGCTTTGCAGGATCGCGTAGGCGTATTTGCCGTCCGGACTGATCGCCAAGCCTTCGAAACCGCGGTTGGTGCGCTTGCCGGCATCGTTACCGGTGTCGGCCGCGTAATTGGCCGTACCGCTGGCGCTGTTGCGCGGCACCAGATTCGCCGGCGTCGCATAGGTTTTCACCACGGCGCCGGTGTTGCGGTCGATTTCGTACAAGGACGGACCGTATTCGTCGGACACCAGCAAATTACCGCTGCGGGGATTGACCACCACACCTTCCGGATCGAAGGCGTTACCCAAGGTTCCGGTCGGATTGGGGGCAATGCCGTTCAGGGCCGCGCCGGACTTGGAAAACTTCAGCGTTTGCAGCAGCGTGAAATTGGAAATCGCGCCGGTTTGGCTATCGATGTCCAAACTGAAGCGTTGCACGCGGGTCTCGTAATTCAACGAACCGCCGCCGGGACCGCGGTCGGACAAGCCCCACCACTCGTTACGGTTGGGATCGTAATAAATGTCGGAGAAAAAGCCGACCCGGCCGTCGTTGACCGACGTGCCGAAACTGTCGCCGGTCGCGCCGGAAATGGTCAATCCGTTGACGAAAACCGGTGTCGCTATAGCCGCATTGGCCAACAGCATCCCGGAGCAAAACAGGGTGGATGTTAAACGCATGAAGGATGTCTCGAATCATGGGATGGAAAAGCCCCGATTCTATCCAGCGTTTATGACAGCAACGTTGCAAAAAACCGTCGCTCGGCCTTAGTGGTCGGCCGTCCGGCCGACGGCGTTTGTTCAAGCCTTTTTAACGAATTCCGACTTCAAACCCATCACGCCGATACCGTCGATCTTGCAGTCGATATCGTGGTCTCCGTCCACCAAACGGATGTTCCTAACTTTGGTCCCGACCTTGACGACAGCCGACGAACCCTTGACTTTCAGATCCTTAATCACGGTCACGCTGTCGCCGTCCTGAAGCACGTTGCCGTAGGCATCGGTCACGACCTTGGCCGCTTCGCCGGCGTCGGTGTTGGCTTGCTTCGCCCATTCGTGTCCGCACTCGGGACAAACATAACTTTCGCCGTCTTCGTAGGTGAACTCCGATTGGCATTGGGGACAGTTGGGCAGTTGAGTCATATCGAGCTCCAGGCTTGGTTTTAAAAAACCTGCCAATTTACAGCGCAACCGGCGGAAAAGTCAAAGCGCTTGGACGCGACCACCCGGTAAAAATCAGCTGCTGCGAGGGATTTGTATGACTTGGCCCGCACGCAGATTGCCGTCGTTCATTGCGTTGGCATCGCGGATCGCCCGCATCGAAACGCCGTATTGTTGGGCGATTTCCGATAAAGTCTCACCGCGCCCGATCACGTGTTGGTTGGCCGACGGCGCCGCGACCACAACGGTTTCGCTAACTGCCGACGGCGTCGGCTCCGGTTTGACGGCCGCCACCGGCTCGGTTTTTTCGATCGCGGCCAAACGGCTGCCGCCGCCGGCTTTATACAACTGCGCCATCAGCGTGCCGGCCGGCGCATATTGCCGGAAATGCGCCATGATGCCGCCGAACACCGCCGAGGCCATCTGTTGCTGATACCCGGCGCTGTTCAGTCGGCGCTCTTCGTCCGGGTTGGAAATAAACGCCGTTTCCACCAAAATCGACGGAATCGGCGACTTCAACACAACGAAACCGGCTTTTTGGACGTTGCTGCGATGTAAATGTCCCACCGACTTGACGTTTTTCAGAACCTTGTTGCCGATGTGCAGGCTGGCATCCTTGGCCGCCTTTTGCGAGAGATCCATCAATACCGAAGCCAAAGCCTCATCGCGACCGTCGCCGCCCCCAACTTTATCCGCCGCGTTTTCGCTGTCCGCCAAAAACCGGGCCACCGCGCTGGA harbors:
- a CDS encoding glycoside hydrolase family 3 N-terminal domain-containing protein, whose protein sequence is MSAEPNPSPVEERVQALLAQMTLEEKVGQMTQIDFSVVSVANGQDAENPVDQAKLDDAIFNHHVGSILNTPTTPNNRAQPIEKWRNITQSIRDTAARSRLKIPVIYGIDAIHGATYTQNSVLFPQAISMAATFNPELSFKEGEIVAREVKASGLDWNFSPVMDIGRQPLWPRLWETYGEDVHLAQTLGGAFIKGHQGEDMAAADKAPTCLKHYVGYSYPLNGKDRTPAWIGERALREWFLPPFEAGILAGAPTVMINSAEVDGIPGHANYHYLTEILRGEMGFTGFTVSDWEDIIRLHTRDKLAASPREAVKMAVMAGVDMSMVPFNFSFYDLLLDLAKSGEVPLSRIDEAVARILRVKFQTGLFERTEPALPVAGYVATAEAIEINRQAAREAIVLAKNDNRMLPLSKTASILVTGPTANLLSVMNGGWTITWQGASEELYPKQYPTLLQAIQRKTSGQVTFVGGQCFSDEINIEQAVNEARKHDVVVLALGEKTYTETEGNIDSLALDPVQLQLARAIFEIGKPVVLVTFGGRPRIITEIADKARAVVLGFLPGMEGGAALADILFGDVNPSGKLPISYPRAVNDITPYDHKPIEAYETNQYRPLYPFGHGLSYTRFETSGLSVKPAQIKAGDSVEVSVKVKNTGTRTGKETVLVYLNDIAASVSRPVKQLKAFEKVELQPGEQKTLHFTLTAQAMSFIGLNMRRVVEPGDFKVMVGDESVPFSVLPN
- a CDS encoding PfkB family carbohydrate kinase, with the protein product MTTNAQRLDVLCIGHASYDLVFAISHHPGPDEKTVADDLLGCGGGPAANAAVAVARLGASAGFCGYLGNDVYGDSHLREFLAAGVGTQWVVRGDSPTPLSAVLVKPNGQRALINYKGGTEALPAERLSFTGREAKVLLCDGHEPGLSLTALAAADDKTGSVLDGGSLHAGTLALLDKVDYAVCSEKMAVQYAGDEQAALVKFAELAPAAVITLGARGLIWRRGTETGALEAPPVLAVDSTGAGDAFHGAFAAGLAAGLEWQTLLRYASAAGALCCTRLGARPGLPTLEQQLALLAQWRQ
- a CDS encoding LysR family transcriptional regulator, whose product is MDKFNNMRVFCRIVELGTFSAVARELKCSTMMISKYMAQLEASLGVVLLNRTTRSLSLTSAGEAYYHRSRQLLEDLADLEAATGQMGERIKGHIKVSAPIDFGGMYMVPVIERFLMTYPEIKILMTLDNKPPNLRIGNFDISLLVTDTLDPGVVARKIAETELCTYASPAYLSEQGTPQHIEDLSDHRCLHYVDTPHGDYWLFNVAGELQRIKVDWLLASNNGRALCQAAALGMGIVRAPRLSAAPHLQNGELVEILKDYQRPALAVYATYLQRRFYPAKLTAFVEFLLDYFGK
- a CDS encoding carbonic anhydrase — its product is MSKILNEVLLANRGYVAEFNKGDLAMPPARQFAILTCMDARLDPAKYAGLSEGDAHVIRNAGGRASDDAIRSLVISYKLLGTKEWFVIHHTDCGMETFTNEIMSDLLASSLETASVDASGWHDHGAGPGSTDGKFINWLTIKNQADSVLEDVKRIKAHPLVPGNIPVYGYVYDVKTGSLIEVPEATAAGAAS
- a CDS encoding esterase-like activity of phytase family protein yields the protein MRLTSTLFCSGMLLANAAIATPVFVNGLTISGATGDSFGTSVNDGRVGFFSDIYYDPNRNEWWGLSDRGPGGGSLNYETRVQRFSLDIDSQTGAISNFTLLQTLKFSKSGAALNGIAPNPTGTLGNAFDPEGVVVNPRSGNLLVSDEYGPSLYEIDRNTGAVVKTYATPANLVPRNSASGTANYAADTGNDAGKRTNRGFEGLAISPDGKYAYAILQSAMLDEGAGNGKVNRIVKFDTETGAAVAQYAYEMKRSGQGQGVSALVAINDHEFFVLERNNRGVGVGADLATADKEVYKIDLAGATDVSNIDLDSGASYIKVSKSAQIIDLDANTLAALGNKSPEKWEGLAIGPKLADGSYLMLAGTDNDYSVTQNGSGQQFDVYFRFSDADPYAGSIQCPLGETSGCAWTSNGSAASLTDEYSLLPGVLHAYKASAADLAGYVAPVPLPAAFWMFGSALLGWVAYRGKGRD
- a CDS encoding zinc ribbon domain-containing protein YjdM; the protein is MTQLPNCPQCQSEFTYEDGESYVCPECGHEWAKQANTDAGEAAKVVTDAYGNVLQDGDSVTVIKDLKVKGSSAVVKVGTKVRNIRLVDGDHDIDCKIDGIGVMGLKSEFVKKA